One Desulfobulbus oligotrophicus DNA segment encodes these proteins:
- the cysC gene encoding adenylyl-sulfate kinase gives MTPGKKKYPSPIEKPFCETDTTTNGELQQIDPRIFRLIIFGGMEKEQEALLNHLFQSPQQVIDNQQAALERATKNIVFFDTTSNLSYRHFNSTQRKYIVATVSKPGQYLDNMVCDAFIADVAVVLVDASAQDTDQVMAYMCRAWLVGIRHVILAMNNADAVFRNQQNFEDICTTYKHAVEPLGFKSVTTIALSVLTGDNIISLSDKMPWYTGQSLLSCLDNLQVESSSDYKVMFLVQNSDRNEHGLSKVRGVVATGELCVGEQLQVLPSGDTGRVVQIDTPDGNVDSVNAGETVTLILDRTVAVTMGDVLMPINTSFEMSDQFQATLFWMHKDIGLSGRRYLMKLANQKTNAWITNIKHLIDINTNAQLPSRQLELHDIAVCNLALSHPVYFDTVQNTLIFGSFILMDRFEQTTVAVGFIRHYLRRSRTVHQQALSITRQDRERLNRHRGKVIWLTGLSGAGKSTLANRLEKQLYASGRRTYVLDGDNIRQGLNRDLGFTEAARVENIRRVAEVARLMMDAGLVVITAFISPFRAERRMARELIGAENFVEVFVDTPLEVCEKRDPKGLYQKARSGRLPNMTGIDSPYEPPDNPTVVFKQNSSIQEILALLKLDANISD, from the coding sequence ATGACACCAGGGAAGAAAAAATATCCATCGCCGATTGAAAAGCCATTTTGTGAAACTGACACAACAACCAATGGTGAGTTACAGCAAATAGATCCGAGAATATTTCGTTTAATCATTTTTGGAGGAATGGAGAAAGAACAGGAGGCACTGCTCAACCATCTGTTTCAAAGTCCACAACAGGTTATTGACAATCAGCAGGCAGCGTTAGAACGAGCAACTAAAAATATTGTTTTCTTCGATACAACAAGTAATCTTTCCTATCGTCATTTTAACTCAACGCAACGTAAGTATATCGTTGCAACTGTGTCCAAGCCCGGCCAGTATCTTGACAACATGGTTTGTGATGCTTTTATCGCTGATGTGGCTGTGGTCCTTGTCGATGCCAGTGCTCAAGACACGGATCAGGTGATGGCGTACATGTGCAGAGCATGGCTGGTTGGTATACGGCATGTCATCCTGGCGATGAATAACGCAGATGCAGTTTTTCGTAATCAACAGAATTTCGAGGATATCTGTACTACTTACAAACATGCAGTAGAACCCTTAGGGTTTAAAAGTGTTACAACCATTGCTCTGTCTGTGCTTACCGGGGATAATATTATTTCGCTTTCAGATAAGATGCCATGGTATACAGGGCAATCTCTTCTGTCCTGCCTGGACAATCTGCAGGTTGAATCGTCATCTGACTATAAAGTTATGTTCCTGGTACAAAACTCTGACAGGAACGAACATGGACTTTCAAAAGTTCGTGGTGTTGTAGCAACAGGAGAACTTTGTGTTGGTGAGCAGTTACAGGTACTACCATCTGGTGATACCGGCAGAGTAGTACAAATTGATACTCCTGATGGGAATGTTGACAGTGTAAATGCAGGTGAAACAGTTACTTTAATACTTGATCGAACGGTTGCCGTTACCATGGGAGATGTACTGATGCCAATCAATACATCGTTTGAAATGTCTGATCAGTTTCAAGCCACACTTTTTTGGATGCACAAAGACATTGGACTGTCCGGCCGCAGATATTTGATGAAGCTTGCTAATCAGAAGACCAACGCCTGGATTACAAATATTAAGCATCTCATCGATATAAACACCAATGCACAGCTACCGAGTCGACAGTTAGAATTACATGATATTGCGGTATGTAACCTTGCCCTCAGTCATCCTGTATACTTTGATACAGTCCAAAACACGTTGATTTTCGGTAGTTTTATTTTGATGGACCGTTTTGAACAAACAACAGTGGCTGTCGGGTTTATCAGGCACTATTTACGCAGATCCCGCACGGTGCATCAACAGGCATTGAGCATTACTCGGCAAGATCGCGAACGACTCAACCGTCACCGTGGTAAGGTAATCTGGCTTACCGGTCTATCTGGTGCTGGCAAGTCCACCCTTGCCAACAGGCTGGAAAAACAACTTTATGCTTCAGGAAGACGCACCTATGTTCTTGATGGCGATAATATCCGTCAGGGATTGAATAGAGATCTTGGGTTCACAGAGGCTGCCCGTGTTGAAAATATTCGTCGCGTTGCTGAAGTAGCCAGGCTGATGATGGATGCCGGTCTCGTCGTGATAACAGCGTTTATCAGTCCGTTTCGAGCTGAGCGACGGATGGCCCGGGAATTAATCGGTGCAGAGAACTTTGTTGAGGTGTTTGTTGATACCCCCTTGGAGGTGTGTGAAAAGCGTGATCCCAAGGGATTATATCAAAAAGCACGCAGTGGTCGACTGCCTAATATGACCGGTATTGATAGTCCTTATGAACCGCCGGACAATCCAACAGTTGTGTTTAAGCAAAACAGCTCAATCCAGGAGATCTTAGCACTTTTGAAGTTGGATGCGAATATTTCCGATTGA
- a CDS encoding NADPH-dependent FMN reductase: MSQTVIAVIVGSLRKDSYNRKLADALTRLAPPEFTFKHIEIGDLPLYNQDDDANQAPTVQRLKDAIRSADGLLFVTPEYNRSIPGVLKNAIDHASRPPGQSVWGGKPAGVLGISIGQIGTALAQQHLRNVLAFLDVPTIGQPEMFLQVNENFFDADGNIGQGSKAFFQGWMDRYVAWVKQHIAG, encoded by the coding sequence ATGAGTCAGACTGTTATTGCCGTTATTGTTGGTAGTTTACGAAAAGATTCGTATAACCGGAAGCTGGCTGATGCCCTTACCAGGCTGGCACCACCGGAGTTTACCTTTAAGCATATAGAGATCGGTGATTTACCGCTCTACAACCAGGATGATGATGCCAATCAGGCCCCAACAGTACAGCGTTTGAAGGATGCAATTCGCTCGGCAGACGGCCTGTTGTTTGTCACCCCGGAATATAACCGCTCTATTCCCGGTGTTTTGAAAAATGCCATTGACCATGCCTCGCGTCCCCCTGGTCAGAGTGTCTGGGGCGGTAAACCAGCCGGCGTACTCGGCATCTCCATCGGTCAGATCGGCACAGCTCTTGCCCAGCAGCATCTGCGCAATGTGCTGGCCTTTCTTGATGTACCCACCATTGGCCAGCCGGAAATGTTTTTGCAGGTGAACGAGAACTTTTTTGATGCGGACGGCAATATCGGCCAGGGAAGCAAAGCGTTCTTCCAGGGCTGGATGGACCGTTATGTGGCCTGGGTGAAACAACACATTGCCGGCTAA
- a CDS encoding NAD-dependent epimerase/dehydratase family protein has protein sequence MKSSESHKNISTNTSSTCLVIGGRGFIGLHLIDALLQQDYHVRCFDRPHAVPLENKLRNNPNFEMFEGDFTNEKDIVDAFKGCDFCFHLVSTTLPQSSNADPVYDVESNVVATIKLFNHAVRTGLKKIIFPSSGGTVYGVPLNIPIHEDHPTNPLCSYGISKLTIEKYLELYRHLHGLEYSVLRISNPYGERQRVHSSQGVIAVFLGKILRGEVVEIWGDGSVTRDYIYIADVIEAMLATLAYSGDQRIFNIGSGQGHSLNEILDTIETVTGSPVHRRYLPGRPFDVPSNVLDIERARQYLDWSPGMSFEEGLSRFVKWLQQQPDDQ, from the coding sequence ATGAAATCATCAGAGTCTCACAAAAATATATCTACAAATACCTCCAGCACCTGTCTGGTGATTGGCGGTCGTGGCTTTATCGGACTACATCTGATCGATGCTTTACTGCAACAAGACTATCATGTCCGCTGCTTTGATCGTCCTCATGCAGTGCCTCTGGAAAATAAATTACGTAACAATCCAAATTTTGAGATGTTCGAGGGCGATTTCACCAATGAAAAAGATATTGTTGACGCTTTCAAAGGTTGCGATTTCTGCTTTCATCTCGTCTCTACAACACTTCCGCAATCTTCAAATGCCGACCCGGTATACGATGTTGAAAGCAATGTTGTTGCTACAATAAAATTGTTCAATCATGCTGTACGTACAGGTCTTAAAAAAATTATTTTTCCCTCTTCAGGAGGCACAGTTTACGGTGTTCCACTCAACATTCCAATCCATGAGGACCATCCCACAAATCCCCTCTGCTCATATGGTATCTCTAAACTGACCATTGAAAAATACCTCGAACTGTACAGACATCTTCATGGGCTGGAGTACAGTGTGTTACGTATTTCCAACCCGTACGGTGAACGGCAACGAGTCCATTCAAGTCAGGGAGTTATCGCTGTTTTTCTTGGTAAAATATTACGAGGAGAGGTTGTTGAGATATGGGGAGACGGATCGGTAACCAGAGACTACATCTATATAGCTGATGTTATAGAGGCAATGCTGGCAACGCTTGCATACAGCGGTGATCAACGAATTTTTAATATCGGCTCAGGCCAGGGACACAGTCTTAATGAGATACTGGATACAATCGAAACAGTCACTGGCTCGCCGGTACATCGCCGTTATTTACCCGGCCGCCCGTTCGATGTGCCCTCAAATGTTTTAGATATAGAACGAGCGCGTCAGTATTTAGATTGGTCACCAGGTATGAGTTTCGAAGAAGGACTGTCACGATTTGTTAAGTGGCTGCAACAACAACCGGATGACCAATAG
- a CDS encoding IS5 family transposase, translated as MQPKKQISSPQLDMFRNRLESILNHRHELYRLSGLIDWGVFESEFGKLYSEEGRPGLPIRLLVGLTYLSHAFNTSDEETVRRWVENPYHQYFCGEEYFCHELPIDPSSLSRWRKRIGEQGSELILQLTIKAGLTSGAVAPTSLERVIVDTTVQEKAVAFPTDSRLYNRSRERLVKLAAVWGIRLRQSYSRLGRQALLKAGRYFHARQTRRARREVKRLKTYLGRVYRDIVRKIEGQQALGPVLLPELALAERLLTQQKQDKNKLYSLHAPEVECIAKGKAHKKYEFGVKVSVATTNRDNFVVGMLAEPGNPYDGHTLGRAIEQVQRITGCTVQRSFVDRGYRGHKIKEPQVLISGRRRGMTPQMKKELKRRSAVEPVIGHMKADGKLGRNYLLGELGDKINALLCGAGHNIRLILKKLRERLFLLFTGLLLVLWCRFDGQKKGAGAIAPAI; from the coding sequence ATGCAGCCGAAGAAGCAGATTTCCAGCCCCCAGTTGGACATGTTCCGCAACCGTTTGGAGAGCATTCTCAATCATCGTCATGAGTTGTACCGGCTGAGTGGGCTGATCGACTGGGGAGTGTTTGAAAGCGAGTTTGGCAAGCTGTACTCTGAGGAAGGCCGGCCGGGGCTCCCGATTCGTTTGCTCGTAGGCCTGACCTATCTGAGCCATGCGTTCAACACGTCAGACGAAGAGACGGTACGGCGGTGGGTGGAGAACCCGTACCATCAATATTTCTGCGGGGAAGAGTACTTTTGTCATGAACTGCCGATCGATCCGTCTTCGTTGAGTCGCTGGCGAAAGAGGATAGGTGAGCAGGGATCGGAATTGATCCTGCAGCTCACGATAAAGGCGGGGTTGACAAGCGGAGCGGTTGCGCCGACCAGTTTGGAGCGAGTGATTGTTGATACGACTGTTCAGGAAAAGGCGGTGGCGTTTCCGACCGATTCACGATTGTACAACCGCAGTCGGGAACGACTGGTCAAGTTGGCTGCGGTTTGGGGCATTCGTCTTCGGCAGAGTTACTCCCGTCTTGGACGTCAGGCCTTGTTAAAGGCCGGCCGGTATTTTCACGCCCGCCAAACCCGAAGAGCCCGTCGGGAGGTAAAACGGCTGAAGACCTATCTGGGCAGGGTGTATCGGGACATTGTGCGCAAGATCGAAGGGCAGCAGGCGCTTGGCCCAGTGCTTCTTCCCGAGCTTGCCCTGGCTGAGCGGTTGTTGACGCAGCAGAAACAGGACAAGAACAAGCTCTACAGCCTGCATGCACCGGAAGTCGAATGCATTGCCAAGGGCAAGGCACACAAGAAGTACGAGTTCGGGGTCAAGGTGAGCGTGGCCACCACCAATCGAGACAACTTCGTGGTGGGCATGTTGGCTGAACCTGGCAATCCCTATGATGGCCACACCCTGGGCAGGGCCATTGAGCAGGTGCAGCGGATCACCGGCTGCACCGTTCAACGCAGTTTTGTCGACCGGGGCTACCGTGGTCACAAGATCAAAGAACCCCAGGTGTTGATCTCCGGTCGCAGGCGGGGAATGACACCGCAGATGAAGAAGGAACTCAAGAGACGCAGCGCCGTTGAGCCGGTGATCGGCCATATGAAGGCGGATGGCAAGCTTGGACGCAATTACCTGCTGGGTGAGTTGGGCGATAAAATCAATGCCCTGCTCTGTGGAGCAGGGCACAATATCCGTCTTATCCTCAAGAAGTTGAGGGAAAGGTTGTTTCTTCTTTTTACCGGATTGCTTTTGGTCCTCTGGTGCCGCTTCGATGGGCAAAAAAAGGGTGCCGGAGCGATCGCCCCGGCAATATGA
- a CDS encoding alpha/beta hydrolase, with product MLITTIVLVCVGYLGLCAFMYLHQRSMLYFPDASELSPLQARELGLRHWPSSEQFRGFVAEPDPQQGIRGTVIIFHGNGGAAFHRFFYAKALVKQHFRVLLAEYPGYGGRDGQPAETALVQDGTTLLELAHEQFGPPLYLWGESLGCGVAAGVVRQTRVPVAGVVLFLPWDTLANVAATHYPFIPVRWLLRDRYDSVANLRHFQGPVAVLLAGEDEIIPTHHGRQLYEKLMTTKKLWVMLGAGHNSMPMAADQIWWQEVTDFLTKKTALLID from the coding sequence ATGCTTATCACAACCATTGTTCTTGTTTGTGTCGGTTATCTCGGCCTGTGCGCGTTCATGTATCTGCATCAACGGAGCATGCTCTACTTTCCGGATGCATCCGAGCTGTCACCGCTGCAGGCGCGTGAACTGGGCCTGCGGCACTGGCCTTCATCCGAACAGTTTCGCGGGTTTGTTGCCGAGCCGGATCCGCAGCAGGGGATTCGCGGCACAGTTATTATTTTTCATGGCAATGGCGGTGCCGCCTTTCATCGCTTCTTTTATGCCAAGGCCCTTGTAAAACAGCATTTCCGGGTACTGCTGGCTGAGTATCCCGGATATGGAGGACGTGATGGGCAACCTGCTGAAACAGCATTGGTGCAGGATGGCACCACTCTCCTTGAGCTTGCCCATGAGCAGTTCGGTCCGCCGCTCTATCTGTGGGGAGAATCACTTGGCTGCGGAGTTGCTGCCGGTGTTGTCAGGCAGACCAGAGTGCCTGTGGCCGGGGTGGTGCTGTTCTTGCCCTGGGACACATTGGCAAATGTTGCTGCAACGCACTATCCGTTTATCCCGGTTCGCTGGTTACTGCGCGACCGATACGACAGTGTCGCTAACCTGCGGCATTTTCAGGGACCGGTGGCCGTGCTTCTGGCCGGTGAGGATGAGATTATCCCGACCCATCACGGCCGACAACTTTATGAAAAACTCATGACCACGAAAAAATTATGGGTCATGTTGGGGGCAGGGCACAACAGTATGCCCATGGCAGCCGATCAGATATGGTGGCAGGAGGTCACTGATTTTCTGACCAAAAAGACTGCGCTGCTCATAGACTAG
- a CDS encoding ABC transporter permease, protein MIQLSNLSWRFLRVWRRNLIVYRKIWKVNFMVPLLEPTFYILAFGIGFRGLISEVSYDQHPLTYTQFIAPALVAISIMYNAFFETTYASFVRMYYQKTFDGMMTTPLSLEEIVLAEIVWSATKATAAATIMSMVLALLGYVTLPQGLLIVPLAFLGGLAFGSVGMVFTGIIPSIDMFNLPTFLFITPMFLFSGTFFPVAGLPAWAQTAALGFPLYHLVELSRYCCLGLIEGSILVSLGYLTVFLLIFFWISLVVMRRRLIK, encoded by the coding sequence ATGATACAACTCTCTAACCTTTCCTGGCGCTTTCTCAGGGTCTGGCGACGAAACCTGATTGTCTACCGTAAGATCTGGAAGGTCAACTTCATGGTTCCGCTGCTGGAACCCACCTTCTATATCCTTGCCTTTGGCATTGGTTTCAGGGGATTGATCAGCGAGGTCAGCTACGATCAGCACCCGCTTACCTATACCCAGTTCATAGCACCGGCTCTGGTTGCCATCTCCATTATGTACAACGCCTTTTTCGAGACAACCTATGCCTCGTTTGTCCGGATGTACTATCAGAAGACCTTTGACGGTATGATGACCACACCGCTGTCTCTGGAAGAGATTGTTCTGGCGGAGATTGTCTGGAGCGCGACCAAGGCCACTGCTGCTGCAACCATCATGAGTATGGTGCTGGCTCTGCTTGGATACGTCACCCTGCCGCAGGGGTTGCTGATCGTGCCGCTGGCCTTTCTGGGCGGCCTGGCCTTTGGCAGTGTAGGTATGGTTTTTACCGGCATCATACCATCCATTGATATGTTTAACCTGCCGACCTTTTTATTTATCACACCCATGTTTCTTTTCAGCGGCACCTTCTTTCCAGTGGCCGGCCTGCCTGCCTGGGCTCAGACCGCGGCCCTGGGGTTTCCGCTCTACCATCTGGTTGAACTCAGCAGATACTGCTGCCTCGGGCTTATTGAGGGAAGTATACTTGTAAGCCTGGGGTATCTGACTGTCTTTCTGCTGATCTTTTTCTGGATAAGTCTGGTGGTCATGCGGCGACGCCTGATCAAATAA
- a CDS encoding ABC transporter ATP-binding protein produces the protein METDHAIRSSQAPPSTAPPLLEVRELGKQYNGFTAVAGISFTVQTGECFGLLGPNGAGKTSAIRMIYGASPPSAGSLRVFGLDITRDWRRIRARIGVCQQDNTLDPDLSVLQNLLIFAGYFGIPREQAKRRARELLHFFALDKKSDAKVGDLSGGLARRLTLARALINEPELVILDEPTTGLDPQSRHLLWDRLHALRARGTTFILTTHYMEEAAQLCDRLVIMDHGQILVEGTPQELINDHVGQSLIELTGTQQEDLQRFLQEKNVAFDVMGERLVIYSNGDTALEQAIHEKFCSRECTFRAATLEDVFLRLTGRELRE, from the coding sequence ATGGAAACTGATCACGCCATAAGGTCCAGTCAGGCACCACCATCAACAGCACCACCTCTTTTAGAGGTACGTGAGCTTGGTAAACAGTACAACGGATTTACCGCTGTGGCGGGTATCTCCTTTACGGTGCAGACCGGCGAGTGTTTCGGTCTTCTTGGTCCGAATGGTGCTGGTAAAACCTCTGCCATTCGGATGATATACGGTGCTTCGCCACCCAGTGCCGGCAGCCTGCGCGTGTTCGGTCTGGATATCACCCGGGACTGGCGGCGCATTCGTGCCCGGATCGGTGTCTGTCAACAAGACAACACCCTGGATCCTGATCTGTCGGTGCTGCAAAACCTGCTCATCTTTGCCGGTTACTTCGGCATCCCCAGGGAACAGGCAAAAAGACGGGCCAGGGAGTTGCTCCACTTCTTTGCCCTGGACAAAAAAAGTGATGCCAAGGTGGGCGATCTCTCCGGTGGCCTTGCCCGACGTTTAACCCTGGCACGCGCCCTGATCAACGAGCCGGAGCTCGTTATCCTGGATGAGCCGACCACCGGCCTTGACCCCCAATCACGACATCTGCTCTGGGACAGGCTGCATGCCCTGCGTGCCCGCGGCACCACCTTTATCCTCACCACCCATTATATGGAGGAGGCGGCACAACTCTGCGACCGGCTGGTTATCATGGATCATGGGCAGATTCTGGTGGAGGGAACACCCCAGGAACTGATCAACGATCATGTCGGTCAGTCTCTCATCGAACTCACCGGTACCCAACAGGAAGATCTGCAACGGTTCTTACAGGAAAAGAACGTAGCGTTTGATGTAATGGGAGAACGGCTGGTTATCTACAGCAACGGTGATACCGCCCTGGAGCAGGCCATCCACGAAAAATTCTGCAGCCGCGAGTGCACCTTCCGTGCCGCCACCCTGGAAGATGTCTTTCTGCGCCTTACCGGCAGGGAGTTACGCGAATGA
- a CDS encoding spermidine synthase family protein encodes MKPTTGKAALAVALVSSAALGYELVLLRFFSLMYWDHFAHLIISMALLGFGLSGSVLSRLQHRLVPVFSRSFAVSSLLFVVTLLLAASLIGRLGFNPPEIIWQGRQMIRFAAVFTVTTVPFFFAGLCIGLTLRSFQDEVARMYRADLCGAAGGTLLVFFLLFLWPPQYCIKLLALVGLLAPMVLVGRNNTGLWRLVLAVCAVVCLVWPNHILVPVMSEYKGLKQALLVPGVRVAAEKHTPVGEYTALVSNNIPFRYAPGLSLLAPVLPPEQIALFHDGHPVGVIQRGSEGGQAMEFLRWTPQALAYALIDKQPDVLVAGAGGGTDIWHALLEQAVRIDAVEQNRGLVDLITTDFTTFSGDIYQQKQVHLERGDIRGFLVASQQQYDLIQLSLFGTAVPAGAGSGHALRAQPLFTVEGLQLALSHLTNNGMLSLTLPLELPPRSALKTVTTLMAAMQRLDANSDPFAHLIVIRTWNTATIMVSRAPLSHYQQDTVRVFCKERAFDIDWLPGLKSSEVNQISVLDQPYLYEAISALRQGVAHPLSATFHVTPAVDDRPWFSHFFRWSSLPSLWTQRTSGSAALLEWEYLLLWMSFAVALVISVPAIFLPLRPFMRKHRQISLGRKERAAWIVYFAALGLAFFFVEITFMQQWIVFLRDPILAMAVIVPSFLFFAGLGSGAVKRLQQMTWLREWSWGSRRPVMLVCTVIVVVACLYLWLLSYIFQLGAAWPLTVRAVVSIGLIGGLAFWMGMPFPLGLLRLGKWYPEWIPLAWGVNGFFSVISTMVAILVALHGGFSTVIGCALFLYILIAFFEHRVWANRAV; translated from the coding sequence ATGAAGCCGACAACAGGGAAAGCCGCACTGGCAGTCGCCCTGGTTTCCAGTGCCGCCCTTGGTTATGAACTGGTGCTCCTACGGTTTTTCTCCCTGATGTACTGGGATCATTTTGCCCACCTGATTATCAGCATGGCCCTGTTGGGGTTTGGTCTTTCGGGCAGTGTACTCAGCCGGCTGCAGCATCGCCTTGTTCCTGTCTTCTCCCGTTCATTTGCCGTCAGCAGTCTTCTTTTTGTCGTTACCCTGCTGCTTGCTGCGTCACTGATCGGTCGGCTGGGCTTCAATCCGCCGGAGATCATCTGGCAGGGGAGGCAGATGATTCGATTCGCAGCGGTCTTCACTGTCACCACGGTGCCTTTTTTCTTTGCCGGTCTTTGTATCGGTCTTACCCTACGGAGTTTTCAGGATGAGGTTGCCAGGATGTATCGGGCCGATCTCTGTGGAGCTGCAGGCGGTACTTTACTGGTTTTTTTCCTCCTCTTTCTGTGGCCGCCACAGTACTGCATCAAGCTCCTGGCGCTGGTTGGCCTGTTGGCACCAATGGTTCTTGTCGGGCGTAACAACACAGGATTGTGGCGTCTGGTTCTTGCAGTATGTGCGGTGGTCTGCCTGGTTTGGCCTAATCACATTCTGGTTCCGGTCATGTCCGAGTATAAGGGGCTAAAACAGGCACTACTGGTGCCCGGAGTACGGGTTGCCGCAGAAAAGCATACGCCGGTAGGCGAATATACCGCCCTTGTAAGTAACAACATCCCCTTTCGGTATGCGCCGGGGTTAAGCCTGCTGGCTCCGGTACTGCCGCCGGAACAGATCGCTCTTTTTCATGATGGACATCCTGTTGGGGTAATTCAGCGTGGCAGTGAAGGGGGGCAGGCCATGGAATTTCTTCGTTGGACTCCCCAGGCCCTGGCCTATGCCCTGATAGATAAGCAGCCGGACGTGCTTGTGGCCGGGGCAGGTGGAGGCACGGATATCTGGCATGCTCTGCTGGAGCAGGCTGTCCGTATTGATGCTGTGGAGCAAAATCGCGGTCTGGTTGATCTGATCACCACCGATTTCACCACCTTCAGCGGTGATATCTACCAGCAAAAACAGGTGCATCTGGAAAGAGGTGATATCCGCGGCTTTTTAGTGGCCAGTCAACAGCAGTATGATCTGATCCAGCTCTCCCTTTTTGGCACGGCCGTACCGGCTGGTGCTGGAAGTGGCCACGCCCTGCGGGCTCAGCCTCTTTTTACGGTTGAAGGGTTGCAGCTGGCTCTGTCTCACCTGACGAATAACGGAATGTTAAGCCTGACTCTGCCCCTGGAACTACCGCCGCGCAGTGCTCTGAAGACAGTGACAACGTTAATGGCTGCCATGCAGCGACTGGATGCAAACAGCGATCCTTTTGCCCATCTGATCGTTATCCGAACCTGGAACACCGCAACTATTATGGTCAGCCGTGCACCGTTATCACATTACCAGCAGGATACAGTCAGGGTTTTTTGCAAGGAGCGGGCCTTTGATATTGACTGGCTGCCCGGTCTGAAAAGCAGCGAAGTCAATCAAATCAGTGTTCTTGATCAACCCTATCTGTATGAGGCGATATCTGCCCTGCGACAGGGCGTTGCTCATCCACTGTCAGCAACCTTTCATGTGACGCCTGCTGTTGATGATCGTCCCTGGTTCAGCCATTTCTTTCGCTGGTCTTCCTTACCTTCTCTGTGGACACAGCGAACAAGCGGGAGCGCGGCTCTGTTGGAATGGGAATACCTGCTGTTGTGGATGTCGTTTGCCGTGGCTCTTGTCATCAGTGTACCGGCAATTTTTTTACCCTTACGCCCGTTTATGCGCAAACACAGGCAAATCAGCCTGGGCCGAAAAGAGAGAGCTGCCTGGATTGTCTACTTTGCAGCCTTGGGTCTGGCGTTCTTTTTTGTGGAAATTACATTCATGCAGCAATGGATCGTCTTTTTACGTGACCCAATACTGGCAATGGCAGTGATTGTGCCTTCGTTTCTCTTTTTTGCAGGACTGGGAAGCGGCGCTGTTAAGCGTTTGCAACAGATGACTTGGCTGCGTGAATGGTCATGGGGTTCTAGACGACCGGTTATGCTTGTCTGCACGGTTATTGTGGTGGTGGCCTGTCTGTACCTGTGGCTGCTGTCATATATCTTCCAACTGGGAGCTGCCTGGCCTCTTACCGTGCGGGCAGTTGTCAGTATCGGACTGATCGGCGGCCTGGCGTTCTGGATGGGGATGCCGTTTCCCCTTGGATTGCTTCGTCTGGGCAAATGGTATCCCGAATGGATTCCTCTGGCCTGGGGAGTGAATGGTTTCTTTTCGGTCATCAGTACCATGGTGGCGATCCTGGTGGCTCTGCACGGTGGCTTTTCAACGGTCATTGGGTGTGCCCTTTTTTTGTATATACTGATTGCCTTTTTTGAGCATCGTGTCTGGGCAAACCGGGCAGTCTGA